GGAAGCCTAATTGCTGACGGTAGTAAGGGCCATAACGAGGGGTTTTGAGATTAAAGGGCGTTTCGCCCCCATCTTTTTGGGGAAGAACTCGTCGCTGCTGATAGGGAACGGTATCTTCGCCAAAGTTATTGAGATACTCTTCAGTATTGAGTAAGTCTTCAACGAAGCCATTAACCCCTTTAGTGGCAACGACAATTGACCAAGCAATTTTTTCTTGCTCATTATAAACATCTCGCCCTAGGGCACGTTGAACACAAAGTTCTACAAAGCGATAATTGCTATTGGGTTCATAGTTCATGCGCCAGAAAGAATCGGAGGTCATTAAGCCTCGAATAAAGTCTTTGACACTGATTTGACCATAGCGCAATTGCGATTCGAGCAGGCTTTGACGGTTACAGGTTAGCAGTTGGTGTTCGCTAAAAATTTGCCGATAGGCTGCCCAAATAATGGCTTGCACCTCATCCTCAGATTGCATCATTGCTGAGGTGGTTTTCAATTGCTCTTCCCCAGGGACTTCATATCCTTCTACGCGCTGATTTTGGCTAGAAGGGATATAGTTCAACAAAGGTAAGGACATAGTTGAACCTCCTTATAATAAATTTTTCAAAAGTTTACCCTTGATGATACGTTACTTTGGGGGCAAAATCTCAGAAATCTTATAACTTCTTACCAATTTTTTATGAGTAACCCAGTCCTAGTTCTTGTCGTAGTAGCCGAATTGAGTCGGCGCTGATATAGTTATCGCTACAGATCACTTCAGGATAACGAATTAAGTCTTCTGACATTTGATTGACAACTTGCTTAACTTGTGCATAACTTGATTGGTCACAGATAATTGTTTGTGCCGAGCGCACAATTGCTTTAAGTTTTGGAGAGTCATTTGCTTGCGCTGCCATGACTAAAATTTCTTCCCCTCGTAAACTGTGAATAATCCGTTCCGCTGCTTCTAGAAAGCGAGAACTGAGGGTAACAATTCCAAGACAGCTATTATTTTTAAGGTTAGTAATGATTTTAATTTCTTTAGCGTAAGTATTAATATCAACGGGAATCACTCGGGCTGACTTAGGAGCCGCGATCGCGTCGGCATCTTTAATATAATAACGACTGGTGACAACAGTTGCGGACTCGGTTTCTTCTAAAACTCCTGACAGTTGTTCTAGGGGCACTAGCTGTGTAGGAATCCCTAACATGGGTTCAATATCTTGCAAAATCATTTTTCCTGCGCCAATATCGCTCTGAGGAACTGTTACTAATACTTGGGCGCTGCATTGTAACCGCCAGTTAATTTCCGAGAGAAAAATTTCTCGCACCTGTTGTAGGGAACAGCCTAAACCGAGTAATTCGTTAATTCCGTCTTGTACAATTTGATAAGCAGTTTCGGGAATTTCCTCTGCTCCTGCAACGGTTTGCGCTGTGGTATATTTTTTGCCTCCTTCGTGACCTTGGGCTTTAACATAAATTCCTGAGCCTGCTAAAGACTCAACTAGCCCTGTCTCTTCTAGTTGCCGATAAACTTTGCTAATGGTGTTACGATGTAACCCTGTCATCATCGCAAGTTGACGGGTGCTGGGAAGGCGATGCCCAGGGGGATACTGTCGAGACGCGATCGCGAATTGAATTTGATCAAATAGCTGTTTGGAGGCTGGAATTTCGCTTTCCAGTT
This window of the Euhalothece natronophila Z-M001 genome carries:
- a CDS encoding phycobilisome rod-core linker polypeptide, producing MSLPLLNYIPSSQNQRVEGYEVPGEEQLKTTSAMMQSEDEVQAIIWAAYRQIFSEHQLLTCNRQSLLESQLRYGQISVKDFIRGLMTSDSFWRMNYEPNSNYRFVELCVQRALGRDVYNEQEKIAWSIVVATKGVNGFVEDLLNTEEYLNNFGEDTVPYQQRRVLPQKDGGETPFNLKTPRYGPYYRQQLGFPQIVWQNEVRRFTPQEKKPQAGDPRLYLDVARGLSSAQGNRVPSKVSAMNIDYNNKVPYRRFS
- a CDS encoding GntR family transcriptional regulator; translation: MVKFHIKLESEIPASKQLFDQIQFAIASRQYPPGHRLPSTRQLAMMTGLHRNTISKVYRQLEETGLVESLAGSGIYVKAQGHEGGKKYTTAQTVAGAEEIPETAYQIVQDGINELLGLGCSLQQVREIFLSEINWRLQCSAQVLVTVPQSDIGAGKMILQDIEPMLGIPTQLVPLEQLSGVLEETESATVVTSRYYIKDADAIAAPKSARVIPVDINTYAKEIKIITNLKNNSCLGIVTLSSRFLEAAERIIHSLRGEEILVMAAQANDSPKLKAIVRSAQTIICDQSSYAQVKQVVNQMSEDLIRYPEVICSDNYISADSIRLLRQELGLGYS